A genomic segment from Salvia splendens isolate huo1 chromosome 13, SspV2, whole genome shotgun sequence encodes:
- the LOC121761564 gene encoding purple acid phosphatase 17-like, whose amino-acid sequence MGGYNKTMAPVLVMVSLLIICGVSADLVRFEQTTKGDGTLRFLVVGDWGRRGEYNQSQVASQMGRIGEEMDIDFVVSTGDNFYDNGLKDVEDPNFVDSFTNVYTPKSLQKQWFSVLGNHDYRGNAEAQLSPLLRKIDCRWLCLRSFIVNAEVAELLFVDTSPFVEDYFTNPGDHVYDWRGVYPPKTYTSHLLKDLELALKNSKATWKIVVGHHAIRSVSHHGDTQELVDRLLPILEANEVDLYVNGHDHCLQRISDTKSPIQFLTSGAGSKAWRGDVNTTNEQGLEFFYDGQGFMSVELSPSDVAVVFYDVFGAILHRWTMFKSVLHSIV is encoded by the exons ATGGGGGGGTACAACAAAACCATGGCGCCTGTGTTAGTCATGGTGAGTTTATTAATTATTTGCGGAGTGTCAGCGGATTTGGTGAGGTTTGAGCAGACAACAAAAGGTGACGGAACGCTCAGATTTCTGGTGGTCGGAGATTGGGGAAGAAGGGGCGAATACAACCAATCACAGGTTGCTTCTCAg ATGGGGAGAATTGGTGAAGAAATGGACATCGATTTTGTGGTGTCAACTGGTGATAATTTCTACGATAATGGATTGAAAGACGTCGAAGATCCAAACTTTGTTGATTCTTTTACAAATGTTTACACGCCCAAGAGCCTCCAAAAACAGTGGTTTAGTG TTTTGGGGAACCATGATTACAGAGGCAATGCGGAGGCCCAACTGAGCCCATTGCTTAGAAAAATCGACTGTAGATGGCTTTGCTTGAGGTCCTTTATCGTCAATGCTG AGGTGGCAGAATTGTTGTTTGTGGACACATCTCCCTTTGTGGAAGATTATTTCACAAATCCAGGTGATCATGTCTATGATTGGCGTGGTGTGTACCCTCCAAAAACCTATACTTCCCACTTACTAAAA GATCTTGAATTAGCATTGAAGAATTCGAAAGCGACATGGAAAATTGTGGTGGGTCATCATGCTATTCGAAGTGTGAGCCACCATGGCGACACTCAAGAGCTTGTGGATCGGCTTCTTCCAATTCTTGag GCCAACGAAGTTGATCTTTATGTGAACGGACATGATCATTGTCTTCAGCGCATTAGCGACACTAAAAG CCCGATCCAATTTTTGACAAGTGGGGCCGGTTCGAAAGCGTGGAGGGGAGATGTGAATACAACCAACGAGCAAGGTTTGGAATTCTTTTACGACGGACAAGGATTCATGTCCGTTGAACTATCACCGAGTGATGTTGCAGTTGTATTTTACGACGTTTTTGGTGCGATTTTGCATAGGTGGACTATGTTCAAATCCGTACTCCATTCGATTGTATAA